The window TACTTGTCACCTTTCAGGGTGTAGAAGTTACCGTCAGCTTTGGTGAGGGGAGATAAGTCGAAGGAGAGGTCTGTGGAATGACAAATAAAGGTGTGGAAGTTAACATACTTGGAATTCCTCTCCTGTGATGTCATCCTCATCCTATAGCTCATAAGTTCATTCGTTTGTACTTCTTCATGTGTTTTCTTTATAAAGAACAAAGTATTAAAAAGCTTTGTAGGAACTATTATGTGTGCAAAATTTGAAGATTTGAGTAGGGAATTACGTAAGTGCAAAGACATTCGGCATCAAGTGAAAGTGCAGCATTGTAGCCGGCTTACATATGTTTTACTTTTCTACACCTTTCGGTCATTTTCTTGTGCAACATTCACTCAAGTCGTACCAGCTTGAGGATCCTCAACCCTGCAgtcgtctccctgcgtctttgAGAGAACACAAGCAGCGCCGGTGTACCACTCCAGCTCATACACACAGCTATCAGACGCAATGCTGCGAAGGATGGGAGCACTCTCCAGGTCTCCTGCAAGAGGAAGAGATCATAATAATGATAGAAGGGAAAACTGTTGAAATGTATGATTGAGGATGACCTAATCTGCTTTATTCTACCTGGTTTGCACTTCAGTGTCAGGATGGTTCGGATCCGCTTCCTCTTGCTGTTGCAAAAACTTCCATCTGAATAGACGagtctgatgtcacttcctaTTTGGGTCTTCTGAGGAGATGAGAGAAAGCTGCCCAGACTGATGGAATTATTTTTCTTATCTGAAGACAGAGAGATAATCATTAAATCTCGACAACCATCAAAAACAGCTCTTCTTCCATGCGACTCTTACCCACGGCACAGATTGATGCATTTACGGGGCAGCCGACAGCAGCTCCCGAGTGGACCACCTTGTGACAGACGTTCAGATAGAAACGAGATTCCGACTTTGGAGATTGAGCATCCACTACCTCCCAGTTTCCACTGGCCTCGGGGCCTGAAGCAATGGAGTGAGGGAGACAGCGAGTGTTATTGTAAATAGTAATAATGGATGTTTGCTGAATTGAAAAAATCCAATGTGATTTGACAATCCAGTAAATCCAATCTGTCATCGCCTCTACTACACCCATCAGGGTGATCTTTGGCCATTGTGGTAAAATTGACAGAGAATTTAACATTTATTGTTCCCACTGGAAATCCTGAAGCAGCGGGTCTCACCATCAGgcagcaaacaaaacaaacaaaaaaaacctcaccaGGGAATCTTGTGAGTGGTGAAAGGTCGTAATGTTTGTTCCCGTCCCGAACTTGACACAGCAAATCCTCCTTCTCTTTTGCACAGGCGAACGCCGTCTCCCAGTTAAAGTAGTAAGTGCAGTCCGTCTCGCCAGTGAAAACTGGAGATCCCCGCCCACCATTGGCTGCAGACAACATCAAGAACTCTTATTTTCATAATCTTACTGAATGAAGTACCCCACTGAGAATCAGAACTTTACTGCAACTTTCCACAAAAGCTGCTGCATCACAAAAAATTCTGCACGATGTTGGAGACTCAACGGCAGCATGTCAGGGTAACGTGGCCTTGGCTCGTGGCCAGTGTAATTGTTTTTCCCACCACCGGGTGGTGCTACACTCAAAATAAAACGATAGAATTATGAAAAGCAGATTCTCACATGCAGTCTTGTTGCACTCAAAGTTGATGATGGTCATTCTCTCAAAGCCTGAGGAGCACTGGGATCCACCTGGGTAAATCAAAATCAGATCTCCATCTGAATACCTGAAGAAAaggtggggagggaggacagaaatGATTAGGACCTGCTGAGATTAAACATCATCCTTTGGCCAATAACCCATTAATTTAATATTCCTGCAGCCAGAATCACAATAGATGTGGTGGGAAAAGTGCCGTTAAAATTTTGGATAAAAGAAAAGTTCATTTAGAAAGCTTCTTTGACCCTCTTCACCAACTGTTATAAAATAATACCGTAGAGTCTGGTTCCTGTATCTTCCAGCCACCTTCGACAGCCCTCCGGTCGCCTTCACCTGGCAGGAGGATATGAAACTATCTTGGCCACATTCGTCGGTGGCAACTTCTCCACACACGTTCAGGTAGTAGATGTAGCTTTCAGCTCCGCCGCTGGGTCCGGAGGGCGCGCTGTATGGAACATCTGTGGCTGTGGACACACATTGTTCAGGCAGCCATATTTGAATAGTGCCATCAATAGACTCATCCAAAGCCAAGAGTACAGTTTCTTCAGAGAAGGATCCACTTACAGGACATGGTGAGTGGCGTTAGATCGATGGACAGATCGTGCTGCTCGCTGTTCAGTGTGCAGCTGTGGCTCTCCAAATAGTCTCGGTGACAGGCGTACTCGGTCACCCACTCGATCTCATATCGACAGTTGGAATCTGCTGTCATTTTAGGACTGCTGCCCTGTGAGGACAGATTAAAACCACATAAAAGAGTGCAGCTTAGTAAAAGGACAGTGTCAGCGAgtgtgctgctgtgcgtgtttccgccagcagagggcagaaaaCAGCCTCCATTAGTTGCATGAGGAAATCATGTTTTGATAGATCACAGAATGCTACCACAGCTGGCGACCAAGTAAGATGTCATATTTTAGGGAAGCCAGGGGAGCCCTGAGAGAGTTCTGAATCTAATTATGAATGAGAGCTAAACCGTCCTCTGAAATTTTGAGGGTTAGTTTAGTACACGCAAATGAAGGAAACGAAGGCCATGTCTGCAGGTGATCCAGGTTTCTGACACCCACCTGATATCTGCGTGATGGGCAGACGAATGTGATGCTGACAGCTGGAACGTGTTCTTTGCAGATTTCTGGACGAGAGGAATCTGCGTCGACTTCATACTGCAGCCTCAATCTGGAAGGCATCAGAAACCCCCCCCCAGTAGATAAATATCCATCTAATACAGACTAAAGAAAACAGCCTTCATCAACGTGCAGATACCTGTCGTTGGAGAGCAGCTCCAGCCGCTTTTTGGGAAACCCCATGTTGAAGGAGCCCTGACTGGTGACCAGGCAGGCTGCAGAACCTTCTGGACAGGATTTACCAGGCAGGtctgaaaaataaagacaatggTTAAAAAGGGCTTCCAAAATAAGAATTCAAATGAAAAGATGTGGAGGAAACTATAAATTCAGTCGTCTCGTCGCGTGTTGCCCAACTCACTGAGGCTCCGGCAGATGTTGATGTAGAAGTCAATGCTGTCGTCACCGTCGTCCACCAGAATGCCGTCGCTCACTTTGACCAACGGACTGAGGTCGTGCTTCTTGCCGTCCGTGTCGAACACGTAACATGGCACCTGGACACAGCATTCATTCATCTTTTAATACGAGTCTCCTGATTTTTAACAAGCGAATATTTGACATCCATCTGTCAACTATGAGCCGAGCTGCTGTTCAGGCCATGGTCAGAAGGGGGAGACAAAACAAACTAAACTAAGTGGTGCCTGGGTGCATAAGAAAGTTGAAATGATCAGGCATGTTTTCACAATGTCAGAACTTTGCCATCTCATTGCGTCCTCTCACATTCTCGCATCATCAACccactggtcacatgacccccacTTACCTCCTTTTGTGGCTTGAACTTATTGTTCTTGCAGGCGGTGTAGGTCCTCCACTCGAAGTAATgaacacactgagacacagCGACAAACTCTGGTGTCccctaaaacaaaaaaaaagatttaaaaattcAACAAAACGTGCAGATAGATAAATAATGGGAGCGTTGCCTTTTCCAAATAAAACTAATTTCCTGAACATTCATCTGCCTCAAAACCAACTATGAAATGATTGTTTCTTTAGCTTCCGATTGTTGAGTTTCTTTGAAAACCACATTTGTTTCCCCCATTTTGACACAAAGGCGACGGCGTCCCCCTCAGTCTGACTCGACAGGAAGCAGCGTGTAAATGTCAGCCCAACATGAATGGCACCCACAAACCAGACTCAAGCGCTgtcacatgcgcgcacacagacttaaagttttaattaaatcaaaggtAGGTGCCGCCATCTTTCACAGCTCCTGGAACATTATGGACCATCACGGAGCCTCACCATGGTTTTCCCGCACTGGAAGCTGAAGCTGGTCTGAACGGTGTTGATGCCTTCCTGACATTTTGTGGTGGTGTTGAAGTCCAGAACCTGACCGGAGAGCTTCTGCAGAGACAGATCACCTGCAGGAGCATCAGAACACCGTCAGAGGCTGaagtccatcacacacacaccagaagaggaagaggagagaggacgagGACTTGTTTAAAAGGAACTGGATGTTAGCGTTAATGTCAGGAGGAAACATGAAGGGTTCGTTCCCAGACGGTGACCTTGTCTGGCCTCTCGCTCTGTAAACAAGATTTTAAAAACAGCCAAGgcctcatcatcatctgtcatgtgaggaaaaaaaaccagacAACAGCAGTGGGAATCAGTTAAACCAACTCACAGCAGGTCAAGCAACCAAAAGCAGAACTCCTGGGTCCTGGTGTGGAAGCAGGATTATTACTGATCAACTGTGAACCATGACACCAAAACCAGCCTACTGCAGCAGGACGGACAGAATGTCTCAGTCAAGTCTCAGACGGAATCATTTATGTTTCTTCTACTTCTCCTCATAAAAATGGGGAACCAACTGATCACAAGCCCGTTAACTGAGCTAAAATCAGGACACCAGATTGATCAGCTTTTCTCAGTTCTGCTTCTGATGCCTCCGAGCTTGAGAAGTGTGTAATGTCTGATGATGTGAccacaggtcatgtgatcagcaggctatttcatcattcatttttactttcactttTCCCACGACTGAACTGTCCTGACCTGGAGGACTTCAACACTaagaataaaatggaaaaacaggGTCAGAGACTTGAGTTTGCTGGTTTCAGATCCATTTTGAGGAACTCAGTTAGGAGGTGGACAAACGGATTTTATGAGGACACGGCCTGGTTCCAGGACACTGGacttctttaaaaacacaacaaaataaaatccaaaaccTCTGAAACCTCAATGGATCAGGGTACTGATGCAGAAAAATGTGGAGCAGATCTGAAATAGATAGCGTGACTGATGTCAGGAATCGTCACGGTAACAATGGAAATTTAACTCTGACAGGAAAATGTTGCAAAAAACAGTAACAATCAGATCACATTAGTGAGAATTCCAACTGATAAAATACCAAAtggatttttatattttacaggGAAGATAAACGAGATATTTTctgctaaaaagaaaagatgacgATGTAAAAAAACCAGTTTCTAAATCAATAACTGTGCTGATGTTCAATAAtatgaacagaaataaaaggaaactgATCAATGCTGACAAACTTCATCAGACACAGATCTGCAGGACATTTAAGGATTCATTAACTGATTCGTCAGGCTACAGGAACTAAAAGTGCTGATAACTCTGGCTGACTGGTCTTCTCAGCACTTGATGACATCATTCTCCTAAACCTCATGGCTGATTTCTTACCTgtaagagggaaaaaaggttCAACTGGATTATTTCCACTGAAGTTTGATAAGAGAAAGAAGTGTGATTATCCTAAGTGATTCTAACATGTAAGAAGACAGCTCAGAGCAAAAACTGTTACGAGACCATAAACATGTTTATGTGGAAAACACGTAAGATCACATGATTTCAGGACATTTGACAGCTGTCCCTGTGGAtttggtgtgttttttctgttaaaaacaccaataaaccaaaacaacacCGTCACGCTCCCAACAATGACGTTTCTTGTGCCGAGCCCCGAGGCCTGAAAcgtccgtctgtctgtgtgtcacgAGACAGATGAGAAGAACTCAGAAATGGAGGACAGATTATcacacatgtgtgtatgtgttgcaACCATCATACCGCAACACTGTTACATTTGTTTCCATGACAGTCCTGTCTGACTGCACCACATCACCAAATCCACTGCCACTGTTACACCGCTGATGCCTTCAAAGTGTTTTTGCGTTACACAATCGAAGCTCTTGATCATTTTTGCTGTTGTCATCTGTAGTTTTGCTGTACTCACCGACAGACTGGTTCGTATTGGTGCTGAGGTTCTGGGCACACACGGCGACATCTGGACCACAGCTGGTTGGTGGCGAGGACTCGCAGAGCTTCAGCGTGTAGATGACATTACTATCTTTATCTATGGCCTCCCATGTGTAGCTGCAGCACAAGTCAAGTCAATagaatgattaaaaacaataacTGTAGAATAATACTGAAGGAAAAGTTGTGATTAAGGTTAAGTATTGTTAGAAATATGAAATGATGTCACAAGTGCAGTTAAACATTGATCAAGTCTCCAGTGAACCATCAGGGCTACTAAAgctagaaaaacaaacagagcagcaAAATGCAACCAGGCCAACCTTACAGGTTAAGTaagcacatttttgttttttaagcacatttacatatttacattgCAGCTGCATCAACGCAGCCTCGCTTACAACACTAATACAGTGTTCACCCGTGCCTTTATCAGATGGTTGTGTCACAGTTGTCAGGCTTCTTATTTAACTAGGCTAACGTTTATCGAGCTGTGGCATCCATGCTAACAGTTAGCTACAgccagatccccccccccccccccccaaccccgccTGATAAGAACGTCCACTGGCTGCTCACTTTTAACGGCATGAATTAGCTTCGCAGCTTACTAATTAATAAGTATTAGCTCGTTAGCTAGCTCATCTAAACTTACGAGAGGCCACCTTTTATGAGCGTGTATTTAAAGTGCGGCGTGAATTTAGAAACGTCAACGAAAGTTGAAATTGAAACCGGAACACAAAGCGGAGTCTGGAGCTACATTTCATAAGAGACGTCTCCTCCGTGGCGATATCGTCCGAACGTGCGCAAGAGAGGACATATGACGAAAGGTTCGAGTCACATTTAAAACCACTGAAGGACATTGGTGTTAAGAAGACGTGATGGCACGCTATCGTCCTCAGCGTCACTGGTTCTGTTTTCAGCAGAAGTGCGTGTGTCCGAGTCGGAGGTGTGTTTGTTACCTGCAGAGGTCCCGGTACCACAGGCTGTCGTCCCCAGCAGCCGCGGACCGGACTGGCGAACATACCAGGAAGGCCAATAACCATAGAAGCAGCTTCAGAGACGGACGAGGGCCGCGTTTATCTCGAAATAACATGTTTACCGTGCGTGGAGCTAAACTAGGACGACATGATACAGCAGAGGCTGCGCGCTCCAGCTCAGGAGGAAGTGAATGCGCCACATGACAAGacgtcacatgactgtcacgaGGCCTGAATGATGCGGCGTTCATGGTCTGTCTTTATTTAGCTGAAGctaaaaagctgaaaaaatCGCTGCTGCAAAATAAATGTAGACAAAACCCTTTTTAGTAATCGAATTATGATTTCTTGTTGCAGGAGGCAACTCTGACTTAATTGCCTTTCGTTTTTTACTCTATGGAGCACTAGGACGTCACATGACATAGGTCAGTTATATGATCTAACATGAATCGTCGTTTATCAATTAAAATTTTAATATaataaacaaatgaaagttTACTTGGAGCTTCCTATAGAGTGAATGGTTTGATGTCATACTACGTCATCTAGTGGCCATTCTTCTCTATGAAGGAGGAGATCACATTGTTTAAAGAGAAAACGTTCAAAGATCTAAAACTGTATTGgcctgttttattatttaaattatgTGCTAGCAGAAGCAGTGATCCCTGGACACTGCAGTAATAcaataaagtgaaataaagagTTTATGTAAAAGTTCAAACCACCAGTTTTGCGTCATATCCGATTGTCTGTGTCGCCCTCTACAGGCTAGAGATAGAATGGTTATAATTAGACAACAGATTACACCTGTACAGGTATATAAagggtttttttcctttgtaTTCAATCTCTGTTGAATAGCAGGGGCACAATGTGGCTCTTGGTATTTATCTGCATTTGGACAGGTAAAAACATGAatgattgtgattttttttttttttccaatttcctCAGTTTGTGATTTCTCTTCAATCAGCTGGATGTGTCCCCATTAACCAAAACCAGGAGGTCAGACCTTCTGTTTCAGGTTGGACCTTCACTTGTTGCTGCAACATAAAGTACAATTAAGTGGATTTGAGCTATGTTAATGTGATGATTTGTTTTCAACAGTTGGTGAAATCTTGAACGGCACGCTGTATGTAGAAagtcctgctgcaggtttgtgtcCACATTTATGATAACGCATTTATGGTTGTCATGATCATGCTTGTGCGACCAGGAAGTAGTGAACTAACTGGACTGAATTTCTTGTTGTCAGTTGGTGAAATCTCCTTCAATGTCACCCAGAACAAAACAACTTCTACTCTAGGTTggtatgaaaaataaaataaaaacaaaaatccttAGATGATTAATAGAACAACTTCatgtaaaagacaaaaatgtaaacaagGTAAAATAAAAGGTATTTCTTGctttttcctttctgcagaTTTTAATCTAAcagatgagggttttttttattttatgtaagTTTCCAGATGAGGAAATTTTTGACTTGGCTGAACATTTTGCAGGTTCAGTGTTGGTGCCAGGATTTGCCAGCCCAGAGACCATAGCAGGTAAATTTAATCTTTAATATAGCAAAAAATTAAAGACTTGTGGCATACATGCAATGATTTCTCTGTTGCAGATTTCAGTAATGAGCTGGCtgctgatgaaggagacatCTTGTTGTCGGTGAGGATCTTAAATtggaaaatatcattttaaagaGGTCAGGCGGGCAAACAAAGTTTACCTGCTGTTTGCATGCTTAGCTGTGGAGCTAATGGGCCcgtttggggggaggggggagggggagagaaacgTGGCGTAGTGGGGATATCTGGCCAGGACCACAAGTGCAGAGTAACTGAGGCATTGCTGTGGAAATACTACTGCACAAAGTTTACCAATCAGTTTTCAGCATCTTGTAATCAGTTGAGCTCATCTTGCATAAAATGTAGTTGTATAGTCAAAGAAAATATACTTCCTACATATGGTTGAGACTACTGTAGTTAAAAGCTGGGCAGGATTGTGAATGTAAATTTGGTCACATTAGCATTAACTTCAGCAGATAAATCTCCACACTTTTTAACAATATTTTGACTTTTTGGTCAAGTAGTTGGATCATTTCAGATGCTGGGAAAGTTTtaagaacattttaaaaggaagaatTGTTAATGAATTTTAGGAGAACAGGAACGCCTTGAAGAACGTGTGGGGGGATGCCACTGTTCCCTACGTCATTGATCAGTCACTGGGTAGGTTCTGGATTTTCTGAGGACAATTGTACACATGCAACAAtctgtaatttatttattttttcctcctgatAGCTGATCGGAAGACTGAAATCCAGGAGGCTTTTAAGATGATCTCGGATTCTTCATGTATTCGTTTTGTTTCACATTCCACAGAGTTCAACTACTTGAAATTCCTTGATGGCTCAGGGTGAGCTTGACCTTCCTGTTTTAGTCCATTGACCGTCTAAAGTGAGGAGAGTACTGATGGCTCACGTTGCTTTTAAATGTCTGATCAAAATGTGTAAATaaggatatttatttatttatttttgcattttttcttCAGTTGTGCATCTTATGTTGGTTGTCAAGGAGGAGAACAGAAGTTGTACTTCCCGAATATCTGTACGGTGGGGAACCTTTGCCATGAGATCATGCACGCTCTAGGACTGCACCATGAACACACCCGCGAGGATCGGGATCAGTACGTCACAATAGAGTGGGAGCATATCCTGAAAGGTCGGCATGGAAAAAAAGTacacttcaaaaaaaaaaagtctggttCAGACAGTTTCATCTTTCTGCTTCAAGGTAAAGAAAAGAACTTCAGCATCAAAAAAGGCAATACCCTAAACCTTCCATATGACCTCAAATCCATAATGCACTATGGCGAGTAAGTCCTCGTACTGTCCTTCCTCACTGTGGCCCTGGTTGGCCTAATGGCTGAATAATCCCAGCAAGAgtgttctgtctgcaggtggttCTTCAGTAAAGATGGAAAACGTACGTTGTCACCAAAGACGAGTGAGCGAGACATCGGCCAGAGAGAACGCCTCAGCAAGCTGGACATCCAGAGACTGAACAAACTCTACCACTGCGGTATTCTCCTTTATTCTGTCACATGCTGCTCTCGCCTGATGTGAGGCTGTCGAGTCGGCCGGCCACGTTTCTGATCTGCTGAAATGCGTCGGTTCAATGAAACCAATATAATGGCGGTTTTCATGGTAAAAAGGCATTTTGTGTCTATAAACTAATGgcacctttttcctttttcagatgAGCGGAAGCAAGAAAGGTGAAAGGGATTCCTGATCTGAAGTgaaattttattaaatattaaactatAAAATGTGCCTGTTGGATGCATGTGCTCCATCAATCAACACCTGAGAGGGAAGATCAGAGTAGAGATCCAGCTGATGGTCTGGAAATAGGATCTCGTGTTGTATCTAGAGTCCAAACGTATAAaccctttttatttttgattatCAAACTCATGACCCAGAAAAGGTTTCGCGGTTACGTTTGGTCTCTACAGTACCTCCTGTGACCACTAGGGGTCGCTGTTCAACCGAGGAAGAGTGACTGGCGCGAGTTTGTTTGCGCAGATTTGTTTTA of the Takifugu flavidus isolate HTHZ2018 chromosome 19, ASM371156v2, whole genome shotgun sequence genome contains:
- the LOC130515825 gene encoding astacin-like metalloendopeptidase isoform X1; translated protein: MVIIRQQITPVQFVISLQSAGCVPINQNQEVRPSVSVGEILNGTLYVESPAAVGEISFNVTQNKTTSTLGSVLVPGFASPETIADFSNELAADEGDILLSENRNALKNVWGDATVPYVIDQSLADRKTEIQEAFKMISDSSCIRFVSHSTEFNYLKFLDGSGCASYVGCQGGEQKLYFPNICTVGNLCHEIMHALGLHHEHTREDRDQYVTIEWEHILKGKEKNFSIKKGNTLNLPYDLKSIMHYGEWFFSKDGKRTLSPKTSERDIGQRERLSKLDIQRLNKLYHCDERKQER
- the LOC130515825 gene encoding astacin-like metalloendopeptidase isoform X2 is translated as MWLLVFICIWTAGCVPINQNQEVRPSVSVGEILNGTLYVESPAAVGEISFNVTQNKTTSTLGSVLVPGFASPETIADFSNELAADEGDILLSENRNALKNVWGDATVPYVIDQSLADRKTEIQEAFKMISDSSCIRFVSHSTEFNYLKFLDGSGCASYVGCQGGEQKLYFPNICTVGNLCHEIMHALGLHHEHTREDRDQYVTIEWEHILKGKEKNFSIKKGNTLNLPYDLKSIMHYGEWFFSKDGKRTLSPKTSERDIGQRERLSKLDIQRLNKLYHCDERKQER